The Carassius carassius chromosome 2, fCarCar2.1, whole genome shotgun sequence genome has a segment encoding these proteins:
- the LOC132102958 gene encoding arf-GAP domain and FG repeat-containing protein 1-like isoform X3 — protein sequence MSNRKHRDNQEICARKVRELAQTGINKHCFECSQPGVTYIDITVGCFVCTSCSGMLRGLNPPHRVKSISMTTFSQQEVEFLQNHGNEVGRRTWLCTFDLKTDGCFDVRDTQKLKEFLQDKYERKKWHFSKSKIRRDVNESPWGPGVQAVPVPHGPAQNQPPPGHPLNPTARPTRMLCQSQSQSQLSIWDRAPAVSSADNCTEVFTARPTRSQSFRDHPIKDTLLSGVERQRPGTISSGMGHQNHPSSFPALPRPSASSTFKNSFTLGRTLSTGGGAPFRAFPKSLSLDFGGLSHAHSTLSSAAPPPVTQDKYAALSQLDKVFLDNTPVTAVTTAPSDGPPQYSTLFSNRLSSSSTPASSPGVPEATSGSQTFAYFPNPFNSTASCTQPILSSSNPFKSTASDDASSSAVFPQSVSFPAPATQSAFSHQQSSNQEANGFNSFPAPESVPKVPRPMSVNPFTGNVYPSRGASLNPFI from the exons ATGTCGAACCGAAAGCACCGGGACAACCAGGAGATATGCGCCCGCAAGGTCCGAGAGCTCGCCCAGACGGGAATAAACAAGCACTGCTTCGAGTGCAGCCAGCCCGGGGTGACTTACATCGACATCACCGTGGGCTGCTTCGTATGCACGTCATGCTCCGGAATGCT gagAGGGCTCAACCCACCCCACAGAGTTAAGTCTATTTCCATGACAACCTTCTCCCAACAGGAAGTGGAGTTTTTGCAAAACCATGGGAACGAG GTTGGAAGGAGGACCTGGCTCTGCACATTTGACCTCAAAACAGATGGCTGTTTTGACGTGCGTGACACACAAAAGCTGAAAGAGTTCTTGCAGGACAAATATGAGAGAAAGAAATG GCATTTCTCTAAAAGCAAGATTCGCAGGGATGTGAATGAGTCCCCCTGGGGTCCAGGGGTTCAGGCTGTTCCAGTTCCACACGGTCCCGCTCAGAATCAGCCTCCGCCTGGACATCCTCTGAACCCCACTGCCCGACCCACTCGCATGCTG tgCCAGTCCCAGTCCCAGTCCCAGTTGTCAATATGGGACAGAGCTCCTGCCGTCTCCTCAGCTGATAACTGTACTGAGGTGTTCACTGCCAGACCAACTCGCTCACAGAGCTTCAGAGATCATCCCATTAAAG aCACATTGTTAAGTGGTGTTGAGAGACAGAGACCAGGAACTATTTCTTCTGGAATGGGACACCAGAATCATCCCTCCTCCTTTCCAGCCCTTCCACGTCCTTCAG CAAGTAGCACTTTCAAAAACAGCTTTACTCTAG GTCGCACTCTGTCAACTGGGGGTGGAGCTCCATTTAGAGCTTTTCCTAAATCGCTGAGTTTGGATTTTGGGGGTCTAAGCCACGCCCACAGCACGCTAAGTTCTGCTGCTCCACCCCCTGTCACTCAGGATAAGTATGCAGCCTTATCACAGCTTGATAAAGTGTTCTTAGACAACACACCTGTCACAG CCGTTACAACAGCTCCCTCTGATGGACCCCCTCAGTACAGCACCCTCTTCAGTAACCGACTGTCCTCTAGTTCCACCCCTGCAAG CTCTCCAGGTGTTCCAGAGGCCACCTCTGGATCTCAAACATTTGCAT atTTCCCAAACCCCTTCAATTCTACAGCCAGTTGCACCCAGCCTATTCTGTCTTCTAGTAACCCCTTCAAAAGCACAGCCTCAG ATGATGCCTCCTCCTCAGCCGTGTTTCCTCAGTCTGTCTCTTTTCCTGCACCTGCCACCCAAAGTGCTTTTTCACACCAACAGTCTAGTAACCAGGAAGCGAACG GTTTCAACTCATTTCCTGCCCCAGAGTCTGTACCTAAAGTCCCACGACCAATGTCTGTCAACCCTTTTACT GGGAATGTTTACCCGAGCAGAGGAGCATCACTGAACCCTTTCATCTGA
- the LOC132102958 gene encoding arf-GAP domain and FG repeat-containing protein 1-like isoform X1, with translation MRPQGPRARPDGNKQALLRVQPARGDLHRHHRGLLRMHVMLRNAACPGLACVTYHFVMISGLASMRGLNPPHRVKSISMTTFSQQEVEFLQNHGNEVGRRTWLCTFDLKTDGCFDVRDTQKLKEFLQDKYERKKWHFSKSKIRRDVNESPWGPGVQAVPVPHGPAQNQPPPGHPLNPTARPTRMLCQSQSQSQLSIWDRAPAVSSADNCTEVFTARPTRSQSFRDHPIKDTLLSGVERQRPGTISSGMGHQNHPSSFPALPRPSASSTFKNSFTLGRTLSTGGGAPFRAFPKSLSLDFGGLSHAHSTLSSAAPPPVTQDKYAALSQLDKVFLDNTPVTAVTTAPSDGPPQYSTLFSNRLSSSSTPASSPGVPEATSGSQTFAYFPNPFNSTASCTQPILSSSNPFKSTASDDASSSAVFPQSVSFPAPATQSAFSHQQSSNQEANGFNSFPAPESVPKVPRPMSVNPFTGNVYPSRGASLNPFI, from the exons ATGCGCCCGCAAGGTCCGAGAGCTCGCCCAGACGGGAATAAACAAGCACTGCTTCGAGTGCAGCCAGCCCGGGGTGACTTACATCGACATCACCGTGGGCTGCTTCGTATGCACGTCATGCTCCGGAATGCT GCGTGTCCTGGGCTCGCTTGCGTTACGTATCATTTCGTCATGATTTCAGGTTTGGCATCAAT gagAGGGCTCAACCCACCCCACAGAGTTAAGTCTATTTCCATGACAACCTTCTCCCAACAGGAAGTGGAGTTTTTGCAAAACCATGGGAACGAG GTTGGAAGGAGGACCTGGCTCTGCACATTTGACCTCAAAACAGATGGCTGTTTTGACGTGCGTGACACACAAAAGCTGAAAGAGTTCTTGCAGGACAAATATGAGAGAAAGAAATG GCATTTCTCTAAAAGCAAGATTCGCAGGGATGTGAATGAGTCCCCCTGGGGTCCAGGGGTTCAGGCTGTTCCAGTTCCACACGGTCCCGCTCAGAATCAGCCTCCGCCTGGACATCCTCTGAACCCCACTGCCCGACCCACTCGCATGCTG tgCCAGTCCCAGTCCCAGTCCCAGTTGTCAATATGGGACAGAGCTCCTGCCGTCTCCTCAGCTGATAACTGTACTGAGGTGTTCACTGCCAGACCAACTCGCTCACAGAGCTTCAGAGATCATCCCATTAAAG aCACATTGTTAAGTGGTGTTGAGAGACAGAGACCAGGAACTATTTCTTCTGGAATGGGACACCAGAATCATCCCTCCTCCTTTCCAGCCCTTCCACGTCCTTCAG CAAGTAGCACTTTCAAAAACAGCTTTACTCTAG GTCGCACTCTGTCAACTGGGGGTGGAGCTCCATTTAGAGCTTTTCCTAAATCGCTGAGTTTGGATTTTGGGGGTCTAAGCCACGCCCACAGCACGCTAAGTTCTGCTGCTCCACCCCCTGTCACTCAGGATAAGTATGCAGCCTTATCACAGCTTGATAAAGTGTTCTTAGACAACACACCTGTCACAG CCGTTACAACAGCTCCCTCTGATGGACCCCCTCAGTACAGCACCCTCTTCAGTAACCGACTGTCCTCTAGTTCCACCCCTGCAAG CTCTCCAGGTGTTCCAGAGGCCACCTCTGGATCTCAAACATTTGCAT atTTCCCAAACCCCTTCAATTCTACAGCCAGTTGCACCCAGCCTATTCTGTCTTCTAGTAACCCCTTCAAAAGCACAGCCTCAG ATGATGCCTCCTCCTCAGCCGTGTTTCCTCAGTCTGTCTCTTTTCCTGCACCTGCCACCCAAAGTGCTTTTTCACACCAACAGTCTAGTAACCAGGAAGCGAACG GTTTCAACTCATTTCCTGCCCCAGAGTCTGTACCTAAAGTCCCACGACCAATGTCTGTCAACCCTTTTACT GGGAATGTTTACCCGAGCAGAGGAGCATCACTGAACCCTTTCATCTGA
- the LOC132102958 gene encoding arf-GAP domain and FG repeat-containing protein 1-like isoform X2 — MRPQGPRARPDGNKQALLRVQPARGDLHRHHRGLLRMHVMLRNAACPGLACVTYHFVMISGLASMRGLNPPHRVKSISMTTFSQQEVEFLQNHGNEVGRRTWLCTFDLKTDGCFDVRDTQKLKEFLQDKYERKKWHFSKSKIRRDVNESPWGPGVQAVPVPHGPAQNQPPPGHPLNPTARPTRMLSQSQSQLSIWDRAPAVSSADNCTEVFTARPTRSQSFRDHPIKDTLLSGVERQRPGTISSGMGHQNHPSSFPALPRPSASSTFKNSFTLGRTLSTGGGAPFRAFPKSLSLDFGGLSHAHSTLSSAAPPPVTQDKYAALSQLDKVFLDNTPVTAVTTAPSDGPPQYSTLFSNRLSSSSTPASSPGVPEATSGSQTFAYFPNPFNSTASCTQPILSSSNPFKSTASDDASSSAVFPQSVSFPAPATQSAFSHQQSSNQEANGFNSFPAPESVPKVPRPMSVNPFTGNVYPSRGASLNPFI, encoded by the exons ATGCGCCCGCAAGGTCCGAGAGCTCGCCCAGACGGGAATAAACAAGCACTGCTTCGAGTGCAGCCAGCCCGGGGTGACTTACATCGACATCACCGTGGGCTGCTTCGTATGCACGTCATGCTCCGGAATGCT GCGTGTCCTGGGCTCGCTTGCGTTACGTATCATTTCGTCATGATTTCAGGTTTGGCATCAAT gagAGGGCTCAACCCACCCCACAGAGTTAAGTCTATTTCCATGACAACCTTCTCCCAACAGGAAGTGGAGTTTTTGCAAAACCATGGGAACGAG GTTGGAAGGAGGACCTGGCTCTGCACATTTGACCTCAAAACAGATGGCTGTTTTGACGTGCGTGACACACAAAAGCTGAAAGAGTTCTTGCAGGACAAATATGAGAGAAAGAAATG GCATTTCTCTAAAAGCAAGATTCGCAGGGATGTGAATGAGTCCCCCTGGGGTCCAGGGGTTCAGGCTGTTCCAGTTCCACACGGTCCCGCTCAGAATCAGCCTCCGCCTGGACATCCTCTGAACCCCACTGCCCGACCCACTCGCATGCTG TCCCAGTCCCAGTCCCAGTTGTCAATATGGGACAGAGCTCCTGCCGTCTCCTCAGCTGATAACTGTACTGAGGTGTTCACTGCCAGACCAACTCGCTCACAGAGCTTCAGAGATCATCCCATTAAAG aCACATTGTTAAGTGGTGTTGAGAGACAGAGACCAGGAACTATTTCTTCTGGAATGGGACACCAGAATCATCCCTCCTCCTTTCCAGCCCTTCCACGTCCTTCAG CAAGTAGCACTTTCAAAAACAGCTTTACTCTAG GTCGCACTCTGTCAACTGGGGGTGGAGCTCCATTTAGAGCTTTTCCTAAATCGCTGAGTTTGGATTTTGGGGGTCTAAGCCACGCCCACAGCACGCTAAGTTCTGCTGCTCCACCCCCTGTCACTCAGGATAAGTATGCAGCCTTATCACAGCTTGATAAAGTGTTCTTAGACAACACACCTGTCACAG CCGTTACAACAGCTCCCTCTGATGGACCCCCTCAGTACAGCACCCTCTTCAGTAACCGACTGTCCTCTAGTTCCACCCCTGCAAG CTCTCCAGGTGTTCCAGAGGCCACCTCTGGATCTCAAACATTTGCAT atTTCCCAAACCCCTTCAATTCTACAGCCAGTTGCACCCAGCCTATTCTGTCTTCTAGTAACCCCTTCAAAAGCACAGCCTCAG ATGATGCCTCCTCCTCAGCCGTGTTTCCTCAGTCTGTCTCTTTTCCTGCACCTGCCACCCAAAGTGCTTTTTCACACCAACAGTCTAGTAACCAGGAAGCGAACG GTTTCAACTCATTTCCTGCCCCAGAGTCTGTACCTAAAGTCCCACGACCAATGTCTGTCAACCCTTTTACT GGGAATGTTTACCCGAGCAGAGGAGCATCACTGAACCCTTTCATCTGA
- the LOC132102958 gene encoding arf-GAP domain and FG repeat-containing protein 1-like isoform X4, producing MTTFSQQEVEFLQNHGNEVGRRTWLCTFDLKTDGCFDVRDTQKLKEFLQDKYERKKWHFSKSKIRRDVNESPWGPGVQAVPVPHGPAQNQPPPGHPLNPTARPTRMLCQSQSQSQLSIWDRAPAVSSADNCTEVFTARPTRSQSFRDHPIKDTLLSGVERQRPGTISSGMGHQNHPSSFPALPRPSASSTFKNSFTLGRTLSTGGGAPFRAFPKSLSLDFGGLSHAHSTLSSAAPPPVTQDKYAALSQLDKVFLDNTPVTAVTTAPSDGPPQYSTLFSNRLSSSSTPASSPGVPEATSGSQTFAYFPNPFNSTASCTQPILSSSNPFKSTASDDASSSAVFPQSVSFPAPATQSAFSHQQSSNQEANGFNSFPAPESVPKVPRPMSVNPFTGNVYPSRGASLNPFI from the exons ATGACAACCTTCTCCCAACAGGAAGTGGAGTTTTTGCAAAACCATGGGAACGAG GTTGGAAGGAGGACCTGGCTCTGCACATTTGACCTCAAAACAGATGGCTGTTTTGACGTGCGTGACACACAAAAGCTGAAAGAGTTCTTGCAGGACAAATATGAGAGAAAGAAATG GCATTTCTCTAAAAGCAAGATTCGCAGGGATGTGAATGAGTCCCCCTGGGGTCCAGGGGTTCAGGCTGTTCCAGTTCCACACGGTCCCGCTCAGAATCAGCCTCCGCCTGGACATCCTCTGAACCCCACTGCCCGACCCACTCGCATGCTG tgCCAGTCCCAGTCCCAGTCCCAGTTGTCAATATGGGACAGAGCTCCTGCCGTCTCCTCAGCTGATAACTGTACTGAGGTGTTCACTGCCAGACCAACTCGCTCACAGAGCTTCAGAGATCATCCCATTAAAG aCACATTGTTAAGTGGTGTTGAGAGACAGAGACCAGGAACTATTTCTTCTGGAATGGGACACCAGAATCATCCCTCCTCCTTTCCAGCCCTTCCACGTCCTTCAG CAAGTAGCACTTTCAAAAACAGCTTTACTCTAG GTCGCACTCTGTCAACTGGGGGTGGAGCTCCATTTAGAGCTTTTCCTAAATCGCTGAGTTTGGATTTTGGGGGTCTAAGCCACGCCCACAGCACGCTAAGTTCTGCTGCTCCACCCCCTGTCACTCAGGATAAGTATGCAGCCTTATCACAGCTTGATAAAGTGTTCTTAGACAACACACCTGTCACAG CCGTTACAACAGCTCCCTCTGATGGACCCCCTCAGTACAGCACCCTCTTCAGTAACCGACTGTCCTCTAGTTCCACCCCTGCAAG CTCTCCAGGTGTTCCAGAGGCCACCTCTGGATCTCAAACATTTGCAT atTTCCCAAACCCCTTCAATTCTACAGCCAGTTGCACCCAGCCTATTCTGTCTTCTAGTAACCCCTTCAAAAGCACAGCCTCAG ATGATGCCTCCTCCTCAGCCGTGTTTCCTCAGTCTGTCTCTTTTCCTGCACCTGCCACCCAAAGTGCTTTTTCACACCAACAGTCTAGTAACCAGGAAGCGAACG GTTTCAACTCATTTCCTGCCCCAGAGTCTGTACCTAAAGTCCCACGACCAATGTCTGTCAACCCTTTTACT GGGAATGTTTACCCGAGCAGAGGAGCATCACTGAACCCTTTCATCTGA